One window of the Streptomyces asoensis genome contains the following:
- a CDS encoding FMN-dependent NADH-azoreductase, with translation MSYLLHIDSSSLGEASVSHQVAQSFRDQWQGPVVHRDFAASPVPHLSAAGITARITDPAQHTPEQAKAAALQDELIEEFLGAGAYLFTVPMYNLSMPSVFKAWLDQIIVTDRTLIFNGPSPVAGRPAVLISARGGGYGPGTNEGLDYVVPTLEAVLGHENLLGLDVTTVIPELTMAPVAPALTPLLPLHEASMTAAHDKARTLATTFGTLRAA, from the coding sequence ATGTCGTACCTGCTGCACATCGACTCCTCCTCGCTCGGCGAGGCGTCCGTCTCCCATCAGGTCGCCCAGTCCTTCCGCGACCAGTGGCAGGGCCCGGTCGTCCACCGCGACTTCGCCGCCTCGCCTGTGCCGCACCTGAGCGCCGCGGGCATCACCGCCCGCATCACCGACCCGGCCCAGCACACTCCCGAGCAGGCCAAGGCCGCCGCGCTCCAGGACGAGCTGATCGAGGAGTTCCTCGGCGCCGGCGCGTACCTGTTCACCGTGCCGATGTACAACCTCTCGATGCCGTCGGTGTTCAAGGCATGGCTGGACCAGATCATCGTCACGGACCGCACCCTGATCTTCAACGGCCCCTCCCCGGTCGCGGGCCGTCCGGCCGTGCTGATCTCCGCCCGTGGCGGCGGCTACGGCCCCGGCACCAACGAGGGCCTCGACTACGTGGTGCCCACTCTGGAGGCCGTCCTGGGCCACGAGAACCTCCTCGGCTTGGACGTCACCACCGTGATACCTGAGCTGACCATGGCCCCTGTGGCTCCGGCCCTGACCCCGCTCCTTCCCCTGCACGAGGCGTCCATGACAGCCGCCCACGACAAGGCCCGCACGCTCGCCACGACCTTCGGCACGCTGCGTGCCGCCTGA
- a CDS encoding DsbA family oxidoreductase, with translation MKVEIWAEVTCPWCGLGSHRVDRALERFEHSDQVEVVHRSFPLGSGFPADRTVSVREALLSKHGISDAQAKTATGQIETLAASEGLNPYRVLDNVVGDTELAHEFLAHASVQGKNRQAWDTIFRTYFGKAEPVFALDDLLRLSDELGLDPDLTRQVLTERRYRARVQDDARRAQRLGATGAPFIVVDGRYGVPGAQDSDTLLDLLRTTWDETHPVTLAPAGDAPGCGPDGCAVPARP, from the coding sequence ATGAAGGTAGAGATATGGGCCGAGGTCACCTGCCCCTGGTGCGGGCTGGGCAGCCACCGTGTGGACCGGGCCCTGGAGCGGTTCGAGCACAGCGATCAGGTGGAGGTGGTCCACCGCTCGTTCCCCCTGGGCAGTGGCTTCCCCGCCGACCGGACGGTCAGCGTCCGTGAGGCCCTGCTGAGCAAGCACGGCATCAGCGACGCGCAGGCCAAGACGGCGACCGGGCAGATCGAGACGCTGGCAGCCTCCGAGGGACTGAACCCCTACCGGGTGCTGGACAACGTCGTTGGCGACACCGAGCTGGCCCACGAGTTCCTGGCCCACGCCTCCGTGCAGGGTAAGAACCGCCAAGCCTGGGACACGATCTTCCGCACCTACTTCGGCAAGGCCGAGCCCGTCTTCGCCCTGGACGACCTGCTCCGGCTCTCCGACGAGCTGGGCCTGGACCCTGACCTGACGCGCCAGGTGCTCACCGAGCGCCGCTACCGCGCCCGGGTCCAGGACGACGCCCGCCGCGCTCAGCGCCTGGGTGCCACCGGTGCCCCGTTCATCGTCGTCGACGGCCGCTACGGCGTCCCCGGCGCGCAGGACAGCGACACCCTGCTCGACCTGCTGCGTACCACCTGGGACGAAACCCACCCGGTCACCCTCGCCCCCGCAGGTGACGCCCCGGGCTGCGGCCCCGATGGCTGCGCCGTCCCGGCCCGTCCCTGA
- a CDS encoding winged helix-turn-helix transcriptional regulator: MGAMQDSAGMEMAAAIGPCASIPADHMAFIRQVLDRVGDKWSMLITAVLEDGPLRYTDLQRQIPGISQRMLTHTLRQLRDDGLITRTAYAEVPPRVEYALAPLGRGLHEIVMQLIGWVADHHDEIRANRAQAGTASSSRS, encoded by the coding sequence ATGGGCGCCATGCAGGACAGCGCTGGTATGGAGATGGCGGCTGCGATCGGGCCGTGCGCGAGCATCCCCGCCGACCACATGGCTTTCATCCGGCAGGTCCTTGACCGGGTCGGCGACAAGTGGAGCATGCTGATCACCGCCGTCCTGGAGGACGGCCCGTTGCGCTACACCGACCTGCAGCGCCAGATTCCGGGCATCTCCCAGCGCATGCTCACCCACACGCTGCGCCAGCTCCGGGACGACGGCCTGATCACGCGCACCGCCTACGCCGAGGTGCCGCCACGTGTGGAGTACGCCCTCGCCCCGCTCGGCCGCGGCCTGCACGAGATCGTCATGCAGTTGATCGGCTGGGTCGCCGACCACCACGACGAGATCCGCGCCAACCGCGCCCAGGCCGGTACCGCCTCCTCCTCCCGGTCCTGA
- a CDS encoding pentapeptide repeat-containing protein codes for MPVAGPWQWTLVAILVVLGMLFALLAWRMAIKEREKEPRIEVLSAVGGGLITGLAVGLAVLFLQKSFEESQKYATWRASVEVAESIPGFAPNGRDIRGINFSGKRLHAADFTEADLEDSKLRDADLDGAVFNNANLRGADLIGANLREASLDGADLEGALLQDTNFAYAIVSPKIEKAQVNARTCWPPTMRSEMLEKVIVMPAYDKNGVKIDDMKDGLKGGQRFPCPLRKE; via the coding sequence ATGCCTGTCGCAGGCCCTTGGCAGTGGACTCTTGTCGCCATTCTGGTCGTCCTCGGAATGCTGTTTGCCCTGCTCGCATGGAGGATGGCCATAAAGGAGCGAGAGAAAGAGCCAAGAATCGAGGTTCTCTCCGCAGTGGGCGGCGGTCTGATCACAGGGCTCGCCGTTGGTTTGGCTGTTCTTTTTCTTCAGAAATCATTTGAAGAGTCACAAAAGTATGCCACGTGGCGAGCCAGTGTTGAAGTCGCCGAGAGCATCCCGGGGTTCGCCCCGAACGGGCGGGACATCCGGGGGATCAACTTCAGCGGCAAGCGTCTGCACGCCGCAGACTTCACCGAGGCCGATTTGGAAGATTCCAAACTTAGAGATGCCGATCTCGACGGAGCAGTGTTCAACAATGCCAATCTCCGTGGCGCAGACCTTATAGGGGCCAACCTTAGAGAAGCCAGCCTCGATGGTGCAGACCTCGAGGGGGCCCTCCTGCAGGATACGAACTTCGCCTACGCAATCGTGTCTCCTAAGATCGAGAAAGCTCAGGTAAATGCGCGCACATGCTGGCCTCCTACCATGAGAAGCGAAATGCTTGAAAAGGTAATCGTGATGCCCGCCTATGACAAGAACGGCGTGAAGATAGATGACATGAAAGATGGCTTGAAAGGAGGCCAGAGATTCCCGTGCCCACTGAGGAAAGAGTAA
- a CDS encoding (Fe-S)-binding protein — MQLAAIIVSLVLIVVGVALFGRAVLAIYRFITLGQPAAARTRTDRPLTRTLTVVREFAGHSRMNRWGVIAVAHWFVAVGFYTLLLTIVNAAGQLFRPDWLLPVIGDWTPYNVFVEFLGTMTALGIITLITVRQLNRAGRPDGKSRFAGSKTGQAYFVEAVILTVGICIVVLHALEGAQHHIPRYQASFFISYPLLTRLEELDTSTLHTLTYFFAGLKIAASFIWMIVVALNTNMGVAWHRFLAFPNIWFKRNPDGATALGALLPMTSGGTRIDFTDPRDDDVFGVSQVEQFSWKGLLDFSTCTECGRCQSQCPAWNTGKPLSPKLLIMSLRDHAHAKAPYLLAGGGKNMEGEEKATAEQLADVPAAALAEAERPLIGTAEENGVIDPDVLWSCTTCGACVEQCPVDIEHIDHIVDMRRYQVMIESAFPSEAGTMLKNLEKKGNPWGLAKKQRLEWLKEVDFDIPVVGRDIEDLTDVDYLYWVGCAGALEDRAKKTTKAFAELLHIAGVTFAIMGGDEKCTGDSARRLGNEPLFQELGMENVMALNTAFGEETGDDGKVTEASRKPKSAKRIVATCPHCLNTIGNEYPQLGGDYEVIHHTQLLQHLIDDGKLTPVTPVEGLITYHDPCYLGRHNKIYTPPREIIANVPGLRNEEMHRHKERGFCCGAGGARMWMEERIGKRINNERTDEALSLNPDIISTACPFCLVMLTDSVNGKKNEGKAKESIQVVDVSQLLLESVKTPVDDEPPAGEAQTENTPQPQPTT, encoded by the coding sequence ATGCAACTCGCCGCGATCATCGTGTCGCTGGTCCTCATCGTGGTCGGTGTCGCACTGTTCGGCCGGGCCGTCCTGGCGATCTACCGCTTCATCACGCTCGGCCAGCCGGCCGCCGCCCGGACCCGCACCGACCGCCCCCTCACACGCACCCTCACCGTCGTCCGCGAGTTCGCCGGCCACAGCCGCATGAACCGCTGGGGCGTCATCGCGGTGGCGCACTGGTTCGTGGCGGTCGGCTTCTACACACTGCTGCTGACCATCGTCAACGCCGCCGGCCAGCTCTTCCGGCCCGACTGGCTCCTGCCCGTCATCGGCGACTGGACCCCCTACAACGTCTTCGTCGAGTTCCTCGGCACGATGACGGCACTGGGCATCATCACCCTGATCACCGTCCGCCAGCTGAACCGGGCCGGCCGCCCGGACGGCAAGTCACGCTTCGCCGGCTCCAAGACCGGCCAGGCCTACTTCGTCGAAGCCGTCATCCTCACCGTCGGCATCTGCATCGTGGTCCTGCACGCCCTCGAAGGCGCCCAGCACCACATCCCCCGCTACCAGGCCTCGTTCTTCATCTCCTACCCCCTGCTCACCCGCCTCGAAGAGCTCGACACCTCCACCCTGCACACCCTCACCTACTTCTTCGCCGGCCTGAAGATCGCCGCCTCGTTCATCTGGATGATCGTCGTCGCCCTCAACACCAACATGGGCGTCGCCTGGCACCGGTTCCTGGCCTTCCCCAACATCTGGTTCAAACGCAACCCGGACGGCGCCACCGCCCTGGGCGCCCTGCTGCCGATGACATCGGGCGGCACACGAATCGACTTCACCGACCCCCGCGACGACGACGTCTTCGGCGTCTCCCAGGTCGAGCAGTTCTCCTGGAAAGGCCTGCTGGACTTCTCCACCTGCACCGAGTGCGGCCGCTGCCAGTCCCAGTGCCCCGCCTGGAACACCGGCAAGCCCCTCTCCCCCAAGCTGCTGATCATGTCGCTGCGCGACCACGCGCACGCCAAAGCCCCCTACCTCCTCGCCGGCGGCGGCAAGAACATGGAGGGCGAGGAGAAGGCGACCGCCGAGCAGCTCGCGGACGTGCCCGCCGCGGCACTGGCCGAGGCCGAACGCCCGCTGATCGGCACCGCCGAGGAGAACGGCGTCATCGACCCGGACGTGCTGTGGTCCTGCACCACCTGCGGCGCCTGCGTCGAGCAGTGCCCCGTCGACATCGAACACATCGACCACATCGTCGACATGCGCCGCTACCAGGTCATGATCGAGTCCGCGTTCCCGTCCGAGGCGGGCACCATGCTCAAGAACCTGGAGAAGAAGGGCAACCCCTGGGGGCTGGCGAAGAAACAGCGCCTGGAGTGGCTCAAGGAGGTCGACTTCGACATCCCCGTCGTCGGCCGCGACATCGAAGACCTCACCGACGTCGACTACCTGTACTGGGTCGGCTGCGCCGGCGCCCTCGAAGACCGCGCCAAGAAAACCACCAAAGCCTTCGCCGAACTCCTCCACATCGCCGGCGTCACGTTCGCGATCATGGGCGGCGACGAGAAGTGCACCGGCGACTCCGCCCGCCGCCTCGGCAACGAGCCCCTCTTCCAGGAACTCGGCATGGAGAACGTCATGGCGCTGAACACGGCGTTCGGCGAGGAGACCGGCGACGACGGCAAGGTGACCGAGGCCTCGCGCAAGCCGAAATCGGCGAAAAGAATCGTCGCGACCTGCCCGCACTGCCTCAACACCATCGGCAACGAATACCCCCAACTCGGCGGCGACTACGAGGTCATCCACCACACCCAGCTGCTCCAGCACCTCATCGACGACGGCAAACTCACCCCCGTCACCCCGGTCGAGGGCCTCATCACCTACCACGACCCCTGCTACCTCGGCCGCCACAACAAGATCTACACGCCTCCGCGCGAGATCATCGCCAATGTCCCGGGTCTGCGGAACGAGGAGATGCACCGCCACAAAGAACGCGGCTTCTGCTGCGGCGCCGGCGGCGCACGCATGTGGATGGAAGAACGCATCGGCAAACGCATCAACAACGAACGCACCGACGAAGCCCTCTCCCTCAACCCCGACATCATCTCCACCGCCTGCCCCTTCTGCCTCGTCATGCTCACCGACTCGGTCAACGGCAAGAAGAACGAGGGCAAGGCCAAGGAGTCCATCCAGGTCGTGGACGTCTCCCAGCTGCTGCTGGAGTCGGTCAAGACCCCGGTCGACGACGAGCCCCCGGCGGGCGAGGCGCAGACCGAGAACACACCCCAACCACAACCCACCACATAA
- a CDS encoding FAD-dependent monooxygenase, protein MAGDVRAQVVVVGGGPVGLLLACELAGYGVRTVVVEARGAVSGQPKATTLHARTVQCLARRGHLGVLADAGADVGAEAGEGPGPGEAAGVTVGAGAGAGAGGVSGGSSFHFAGIGGLVIGAPAGEPRAVVKCAQEDLERSLEERARAAGAEVRRGYRVSGVWQGPQGVRVEAQGPHGPVCFVAGYAVGADGARSVVRELAGFGARTYPATVSAMAGDVRLGQADALRPGWHRSGRGWILAKDAGGGVMRLRTLNCSGAHPARHAPLDLEELRREVSFIAGRDIAMDGPRWLSRFSDFSRLVSSYRRGRILLAGDAAHVHFPIGGQGLSTGLLDALGLGWKLAFTVRGRAGEDLLDTYGAERRPAAQRVIDHTRAQLALMRPDPGLDPLRALFGELMARGGAEGTVLASMVSAQDTVLPARGAGSSPWEGRFVPNAALSTPQGRTDVTGLLAAGLPLLLLFGERAGRYARQARPWAQLVRVVRAAPVPALDCEALLVRPDGYAGWAAGGGALAPALRAYCGPGTPPPGDTASGDTAPGDAASGGAASGGAADCGQAGGDPAAGGQVAGAAGGGQVGDAAAGAVS, encoded by the coding sequence ATGGCGGGGGATGTGCGGGCGCAGGTGGTGGTGGTGGGTGGGGGGCCGGTCGGGCTGCTCCTGGCGTGTGAGCTGGCCGGGTACGGGGTGCGGACGGTGGTGGTCGAGGCGCGGGGGGCGGTGAGCGGGCAGCCGAAGGCGACCACGCTGCATGCGCGGACCGTGCAGTGTCTTGCCCGGCGCGGTCATCTCGGTGTGCTCGCGGATGCGGGCGCGGATGTGGGCGCGGAGGCGGGGGAGGGGCCGGGGCCGGGGGAGGCCGCGGGCGTGACTGTAGGTGCGGGTGCGGGTGCGGGTGCGGGTGGGGTGTCGGGGGGGAGTTCTTTTCATTTTGCGGGGATCGGGGGGCTGGTGATCGGGGCGCCGGCGGGGGAGCCGCGGGCGGTGGTGAAGTGTGCGCAGGAGGATCTGGAGCGGTCTTTGGAGGAGCGGGCCAGGGCTGCGGGTGCGGAGGTGCGGCGTGGGTACCGGGTGAGCGGGGTGTGGCAGGGGCCGCAGGGGGTGCGGGTCGAGGCGCAGGGGCCGCACGGGCCGGTGTGTTTCGTTGCCGGGTATGCGGTGGGGGCGGACGGTGCGCGCAGTGTGGTGCGTGAGCTGGCGGGTTTCGGCGCGCGGACGTATCCGGCGACGGTGTCGGCGATGGCGGGGGATGTCCGGCTGGGGCAGGCGGACGCGCTGCGGCCGGGCTGGCACCGCAGCGGGCGCGGCTGGATCCTGGCCAAGGACGCGGGCGGCGGTGTGATGCGCCTGCGCACGCTGAACTGCTCGGGCGCGCACCCGGCCCGGCATGCGCCGCTGGATCTGGAGGAGCTGCGCCGGGAGGTGTCCTTCATCGCGGGGCGTGACATCGCGATGGACGGCCCGCGGTGGCTGAGCCGGTTCAGTGACTTCTCCCGGCTGGTCTCCTCCTACCGCAGGGGGCGGATCCTGCTGGCGGGGGACGCGGCGCACGTGCATTTCCCCATCGGCGGCCAGGGCTTGAGCACGGGTCTGCTGGACGCGCTGGGCCTGGGCTGGAAGCTGGCGTTCACGGTGCGCGGCAGGGCGGGCGAGGACCTGCTGGACACCTATGGCGCGGAGCGCCGGCCCGCCGCGCAGCGGGTCATCGACCACACGCGCGCCCAGCTGGCCCTGATGCGGCCGGATCCCGGACTCGACCCGCTGCGCGCGCTGTTCGGCGAGCTGATGGCCCGCGGCGGCGCGGAGGGCACGGTCCTGGCGTCCATGGTCAGCGCCCAGGACACGGTGCTGCCCGCGCGCGGCGCCGGCTCCTCGCCCTGGGAGGGGCGTTTCGTGCCCAACGCCGCGCTGAGCACGCCGCAGGGCCGCACCGATGTGACGGGCCTGCTGGCCGCGGGCCTGCCGCTGCTGCTGCTCTTCGGCGAGCGGGCCGGCCGCTATGCGCGCCAGGCGCGGCCGTGGGCACAGCTGGTGCGGGTGGTGCGGGCCGCCCCGGTGCCCGCGCTGGACTGCGAGGCGCTGCTGGTGCGCCCCGACGGGTATGCCGGCTGGGCGGCGGGGGGCGGCGCGCTGGCCCCCGCCCTGCGGGCGTACTGCGGCCCGGGCACCCCGCCCCCCGGGGACACGGCGTCCGGGGACACGGCACCCGGGGACGCGGCGTCCGGGGGTGCGGCGTCCGGGGGTGCTGCGGACTGCGGGCAGGCCGGGGGTGATCCGGCGGCCGGCGGGCAGGTGGCAGGCGCGGCGGGCGGCGGGCAGGTGGGGGATGCGGCGGCGGGCGCGGTCAGCTGA
- a CDS encoding ScbR family autoregulator-binding transcription factor produces the protein MVKQDRAIRTRQTILTAAAKVFEERGYQAATISEILLTAGVTKGALYFHFPSKEDLAEGVIHEQDHDLPIPLRACKVQQLVDTVVLHAYRLRTDPLVRAGVRLALDQQTQGLDRSGPFLRWSDVGIALLEQAQAQGELMPHIVPAETADVLVGAFAGVQAMSQAMSNYQDLPHRVTALLRHVLPSVVVPSVLAAVDITEGRGAFVHAELDSLRTPQHPAPVS, from the coding sequence TTGGTGAAGCAGGACCGGGCGATCCGCACCCGGCAGACGATCCTGACGGCGGCGGCCAAGGTCTTCGAGGAGCGCGGCTACCAGGCCGCGACGATCAGCGAGATCCTCCTCACCGCCGGGGTGACCAAGGGCGCCCTGTACTTCCACTTCCCCTCCAAGGAGGACCTGGCCGAAGGGGTGATCCACGAGCAGGACCACGACCTGCCCATCCCGCTGCGCGCCTGCAAGGTCCAGCAGCTGGTGGACACGGTGGTCCTGCACGCCTACCGCCTGCGCACCGACCCCCTGGTGCGGGCCGGTGTCCGCCTCGCGCTCGACCAGCAGACCCAGGGACTGGACCGCAGCGGCCCGTTCCTGCGCTGGAGCGATGTCGGTATCGCCCTGCTGGAGCAGGCGCAGGCGCAGGGCGAGCTGATGCCGCACATCGTGCCCGCCGAGACCGCCGACGTCCTGGTGGGGGCGTTCGCCGGCGTGCAGGCCATGTCCCAGGCCATGTCCAACTACCAGGACCTGCCGCACCGGGTCACCGCCCTGCTGCGGCACGTGCTGCCCAGCGTCGTGGTGCCCTCGGTACTCGCCGCGGTGGACATCACCGAGGGCAGAGGAGCCTTCGTCCACGCCGAACTCGACAGCCTGCGCACCCCGCAGCACCCGGCGCCCGTCAGCTGA
- a CDS encoding NAD(P)H-binding protein: MILVTGATGTVGGQVVRRFPAGVRLRLMARDPAKVTGAPAAAEIVAGDYGDPLSLARALTGVHAAFLVTTRAGGGDDAAFAAAARRAGVRRLVKLSAAAVLDPGADDFITRWQRAGEEQLRGCGLEWTLLRPRAFMSNALGWAASVRGERTVRALYPASPNACVDPRDVAEVAVRALTEEGHAGRAYTLTGPQTLTAAGQCEQLGRLLGVPLRLVELSPAQARAAWAARYPEPVADALLHSAERQRAGAKAQVEDTVRAVTGRPPRTFAQWAEDHLEAFAPAGQQPAAPAAPAGDRLARPVRPGSPGTA, from the coding sequence ATGATCCTGGTGACGGGTGCCACCGGGACGGTGGGAGGGCAGGTGGTGCGCCGGTTTCCCGCCGGGGTGCGTCTGCGTCTGATGGCCCGGGACCCCGCGAAGGTCACGGGCGCGCCGGCTGCGGCCGAGATCGTCGCCGGCGATTACGGGGACCCGCTCTCGCTGGCCCGGGCCCTGACGGGGGTGCACGCCGCGTTCCTGGTGACCACCCGCGCCGGCGGCGGCGACGACGCGGCGTTCGCGGCCGCCGCGCGGCGGGCCGGTGTGCGGCGGCTGGTGAAGCTCTCCGCGGCGGCGGTCCTGGACCCGGGGGCCGACGATTTCATCACCCGCTGGCAGCGTGCGGGCGAGGAACAGCTGCGCGGCTGCGGCCTGGAGTGGACCCTGCTGCGTCCGCGCGCGTTCATGTCCAACGCCCTGGGCTGGGCGGCCTCCGTGCGCGGCGAGCGCACCGTGCGCGCCCTCTACCCGGCCTCGCCCAACGCCTGTGTGGATCCCCGTGACGTCGCGGAGGTCGCCGTGCGGGCCCTGACCGAGGAGGGACACGCCGGACGCGCCTACACCCTGACCGGGCCTCAGACGCTCACCGCGGCCGGGCAGTGCGAGCAGCTCGGCCGTCTCCTCGGGGTCCCCCTGCGGCTGGTGGAACTGAGCCCCGCCCAGGCCCGCGCCGCCTGGGCCGCACGCTATCCGGAGCCGGTCGCCGACGCGCTCCTGCACAGCGCCGAACGGCAGCGGGCGGGCGCCAAGGCCCAGGTGGAGGACACCGTCCGCGCGGTGACGGGCCGTCCGCCCCGCACCTTCGCACAGTGGGCCGAAGATCATCTGGAGGCCTTCGCCCCGGCCGGGCAGCAGCCCGCGGCGCCCGCCGCGCCCGCCGGGGACCGCCTCGCACGCCCGGTACGCCCCGGCAGCCCCGGCACGGCGTGA
- a CDS encoding pentapeptide repeat-containing protein, which produces MFRRAALRRAALRQTVFRQTVFRRAVFRGAPPPADGAPTGRAPGDRAPAGRSGGQHPAGCCCGGRRHGGRCSAGRCSGGRCPRRGCSNRPCSGRPCSGGQHPAGCCCGGRRHGGRCSAGRCSGGRCPRRGCSNRPCPGGPCPGGPCPGRRCPGRGDPVCRACPAGPVPCHAVPGLPGRTGRARRSPAGAAGAAGCCPAGAKASR; this is translated from the coding sequence GTGTTCCGCAGGGCGGCGCTCCGCAGGGCGGCGCTCCGGCAGACAGTGTTCCGGCAGACGGTGTTCCGCAGGGCGGTGTTCCGGGGAGCACCCCCCCCGGCAGACGGCGCTCCAACAGGCCGTGCCCCGGGGGACCGTGCCCCGGCGGGCCGCTCCGGCGGGCAGCACCCCGCGGGGTGCTGCTGCGGCGGACGGCGTCACGGCGGGCGGTGTTCCGCGGGACGGTGTTCCGGCGGACGGTGCCCCCGCAGAGGGTGCTCCAACAGGCCGTGCTCCGGCAGGCCGTGCTCCGGCGGGCAGCACCCCGCGGGGTGCTGCTGCGGCGGACGGCGTCACGGCGGGCGGTGTTCCGCGGGACGGTGTTCCGGCGGACGGTGCCCCCGCAGAGGGTGCTCCAACAGGCCGTGCCCCGGCGGGCCGTGCCCCGGCGGGCCGTGCCCCGGCAGACGCTGCCCCGGGAGAGGGGATCCGGTGTGCCGGGCGTGTCCTGCGGGGCCGGTGCCGTGTCACGCCGTGCCGGGGCTGCCGGGGCGTACCGGGCGTGCGAGGCGGTCCCCGGCGGGCGCGGCGGGCGCCGCGGGCTGCTGCCCGGCCGGGGCGAAGGCCTCCAGATGA
- a CDS encoding ScbA/BarX family gamma-butyrolactone biosynthesis protein codes for MSASAFRIHRAISGAAHTQAGAAVPMGAGDTLPPSLTTTVPKEFVHRASVAEVLLTDWARVDESRFTVAAQWPRGHSFFAAVDGCHDPLIAAETIRQTGILLAHAEFGVPLGHHLLVEDLDVQVRPPHVRVGLAPASLDVDVTCSQVKRRRGGALTGCRITVEIYREGHLAATGGGSFTCVAPAVYRRLRAARLAAGGRPRVLALTAPEPPQSVGRMSPVDVVLSPAGRPGSWQLRVDTRHPVLFDHPVDHVPGMVLLEAARQATAATLGRACLPLGITSEFLRYVELDTPCTVEAHRTAPPRPEHEESVLVTAQQDGTPVFRSTVTMAPPAE; via the coding sequence ATGTCTGCGAGCGCGTTCCGCATACACCGCGCGATATCCGGCGCAGCACACACACAGGCCGGCGCGGCCGTGCCCATGGGGGCCGGTGACACCCTCCCGCCGTCCCTGACCACCACCGTGCCCAAGGAGTTCGTCCACCGCGCCAGCGTCGCCGAGGTCCTGCTCACCGACTGGGCGCGGGTGGACGAGTCCCGCTTCACCGTCGCCGCCCAGTGGCCCCGCGGGCACAGCTTCTTCGCCGCCGTGGACGGCTGCCACGATCCGCTGATCGCCGCCGAGACGATCCGGCAGACCGGAATCCTGCTCGCGCACGCCGAGTTCGGTGTGCCGCTGGGCCATCACCTCCTGGTGGAGGACCTGGACGTGCAGGTGCGGCCCCCGCACGTGCGGGTCGGCCTGGCGCCGGCCTCGCTGGACGTCGACGTGACGTGCTCGCAGGTGAAACGGCGCCGCGGCGGCGCCCTGACCGGCTGCCGCATCACGGTGGAGATCTACCGTGAGGGCCACCTCGCCGCGACCGGGGGCGGCTCGTTCACCTGTGTCGCGCCGGCCGTCTACCGGCGGCTGCGCGCCGCCCGGCTCGCGGCGGGCGGGCGGCCCCGGGTGCTGGCCCTGACCGCGCCGGAACCCCCGCAGAGCGTCGGCCGGATGTCACCGGTGGACGTCGTCCTGTCCCCCGCCGGCCGGCCCGGGAGCTGGCAGCTGCGGGTGGACACCCGCCATCCCGTGCTTTTCGACCACCCCGTCGACCACGTGCCCGGCATGGTGCTGCTCGAAGCCGCCCGCCAGGCCACGGCCGCGACACTGGGCCGCGCCTGCCTGCCGCTCGGCATCACCAGCGAGTTCCTGCGCTACGTCGAGCTGGACACGCCCTGCACCGTCGAGGCCCACCGCACCGCGCCGCCGCGCCCCGAACACGAGGAGAGCGTCCTGGTGACCGCCCAGCAGGACGGCACCCCGGTGTTCCGGTCCACCGTGACCATGGCGCCGCCCGCCGAATGA
- a CDS encoding carboxymuconolactone decarboxylase family protein, protein MPERIAAVATWWDAPYFTDAERVALELAEAVLQPSTWGERVSDELYTEVARHYGDKAIATLALVIGQAGFWGAFALIGKPVPGAGAAGQWP, encoded by the coding sequence TTGCCGGAGCGGATCGCGGCCGTGGCCACCTGGTGGGACGCGCCGTACTTCACCGATGCCGAGCGGGTTGCACTGGAGCTGGCGGAGGCGGTGCTCCAGCCGAGCACCTGGGGCGAGCGGGTCTCCGACGAGCTGTACACGGAAGTCGCCCGGCACTACGGCGACAAGGCGATCGCCACGCTGGCCCTCGTCATCGGACAGGCCGGTTTCTGGGGGGCGTTCGCCCTCATCGGCAAGCCGGTACCCGGCGCGGGAGCGGCCGGTCAGTGGCCCTGA